One stretch of Castor canadensis chromosome 14, mCasCan1.hap1v2, whole genome shotgun sequence DNA includes these proteins:
- the LOC109676542 gene encoding coiled-coil domain-containing protein 121 produces the protein MGSHGQGSRTSLSRSESLTNNSERVRTRVAEQPTKVTQAIRPRRATVTLCDLRTRRSTEPHSLRVGETSTAAPKVQMVREWLTPSTSARSSALTLRQLQGGPRELWNPKSPAAQSPRGPSPRSPYLTILNDYFKPEKLTKKENRVKGRTIVALKELTKERKEALSRQKLLLHEYRQLHDEKDQVQAENKAFVAYLDEKNGQCRRKHEELWMDYFRQCRDIEQQRQALTSRLNQRNADLKAQLLQGRKTQSDIKRQLRAVKDIWLIKENQDMKIETLRKEKEKVLFETAIKDQDAHFYFLREKKLLEKQLNELELMELGESQTRELRKKAKALELTAKKAHVEFCRGINKESHELREELHQLTQEYKKVEATRTRLERQKQQLKEEQWYQEALIKGRQRLQALREHPPAPKEQVAAKVTQSRPFRPQTKINTK, from the coding sequence ATGGGGTCCCACGGGCAGGGCTCCCGCACCTCCCTAAGCAGGTCAGAGAGTCTCACTAATAACTCTGAAAGGGTGAGGACCAGAGTTGCTGAACAACCAACTAAGGTCACCCAGGCGATTAGACCGCGCAGGGCTACCGTGACCTTGTGCGACCTCCGCACAAGGAGGTCTACAGAACCGCATTCTCTACGGGTTGGAGAAACATCGACAGCTGCGCCCAAGGTCCAGATGGTCCGGGAGTGGCTGACCCCCTCCACCAGTGCTCGCTCCTCGGCGCTGACCCTTCGCCAGCTCCAGGGTGGTCCTAGAGAGCTCTGGAATCCCAAGAGCCCCGCGGCCCAGAGCCCCAGAGGTCCCTCCCCACGGTCACCCTATCTCACTATTTTAAATGACTATTTCAAGCCTGAGAAGCTGACAAAGAAGGAGAACAGAGTAAAGGGAAGGACAATAGTGGCACTGAAGGAGCTGaccaaggagaggaaagaagccCTGTCCAGGCAGAAACTCCTGCTCCATGAGTACAGGCAGCTGCACGACGAAAAGGACCAAGTCCAGGCTGAGAACAAGGCCTTTGTGGCATACCTGGACGAAAAGAATGGGCAATGCAGAAGGAAACACGAGGAGCTGTGGATGGATTATTTCCGACAATGTAGGGACATAGAACAACAGAGACAAGCATTAACCTCCAGATTAAACCAACGAAATGCTGACCTCAAAGCTCAGCTCTTGCAGGGCAGGAAGACCCAGTCAGATATAAAGCGTCAGTTGAGGGCAGTGAAGGACATTTGGCTAATAAAGGAAAACCAGGATATGAAAATAGAGACCTTacggaaggagaaagagaaagtccTGTTTGAGACAGCCATCAAGGACCAGGACGCACACTTCTACTTTCTGCGAGAGAAGAAACTCCTGGAGAAACAACTGAATGAACTAGAACTGATGGAGTTGGGAGAGAGCCAAACAAGGGAGCTGAGGAAGAAGGCCAAAGCCTTGGAGTTGACAGCCAAGAAAGCTCATGTGGAGTTCTGTCGTGGCATCAACAAGGAGAGCCATGAGCTACGGGAGGAATTACACCAGCTAACCCAGGAATACAAGAAGGTGGAAGCTACAAGGACCCGGTTGGAAAGGCAGAAGCAGCAACTGAAGGAGGAACAGTGGTATCAAGAAGCCTTAATCAAGGGGAGGCAACGACTGCAGGCACTGCGTGAGCATCCTCCAGCCCCCAAAGAACAGGTTGCTGCAAAGGTCACACAAAGTCGTCCTTTCCGcccccaaacaaaaataaatacaaagtaa